A stretch of Patescibacteria group bacterium DNA encodes these proteins:
- the clpP gene encoding ATP-dependent Clp endopeptidase proteolytic subunit ClpP has protein sequence MTSQIQAQNFQLIPTVIEKSSRGERAYDIYSRLLKERIIFLGNPINDAVANTIIAQLLFLESEDKNKDIKLYINTPGGMVTSGMAIYDTMQYIKPDIMTICIGTAASMGAVLLAAGAKGKRLALPNAEIMLHQVMGGAEGQAIDVKIRAEHILKIKDKINKILSTHTGQKLTQIEQDTDRDFFLTSQEALKYGLIDKVIK, from the coding sequence ATGACATCTCAAATTCAAGCTCAAAATTTTCAACTTATTCCTACGGTAATTGAAAAATCATCTCGTGGTGAACGCGCTTATGATATTTACTCTCGCCTACTTAAAGAAAGAATTATTTTTTTAGGTAATCCGATTAACGATGCGGTAGCTAATACTATCATCGCCCAACTTTTATTTTTAGAAAGTGAAGATAAAAACAAAGATATTAAATTATATATCAACACGCCTGGTGGCATGGTAACTTCTGGCATGGCTATTTACGATACCATGCAATACATTAAACCTGATATTATGACTATTTGCATTGGCACGGCGGCGAGTATGGGTGCCGTTCTGCTGGCTGCCGGAGCTAAAGGTAAACGCCTTGCTTTGCCGAATGCCGAAATTATGCTTCACCAAGTCATGGGTGGCGCTGAAGGTCAAGCAATTGATGTTAAAATTCGAGCTGAGCATATTTTAAAAATTAAAGATAAAATTAATAAAATTTTATCCACACACACCGGCCAAAAATTAACTCAAATCGAACAAGATACTGATCGCGATTTCTTTTTAACATCTCAAGAAGCTTTAAAATATGGATTAATCGATAAGGTTATAAAATAA
- a CDS encoding DUF1858 domain-containing protein: MTQKINKNTTLAQVLTKPESVGILAKYKVPCISCPMAQMEMQVLKLGDICKMYDLDLDNLLKDLNKLK; this comes from the coding sequence ATGACTCAAAAAATAAATAAAAATACAACTTTAGCTCAAGTTTTAACTAAGCCAGAATCTGTTGGAATTTTAGCTAAATATAAAGTACCGTGTATTTCTTGCCCTATGGCTCAAATGGAAATGCAAGTTTTAAAATTAGGTGATATTTGTAAAATGTATGATTTGGATTTAGATAATTTACTAAAAGATTTGAATAAATTAAAATAA
- the trxA gene encoding thioredoxin, which yields MSQALNISQDNFESEVLKSDLPVLVDFWAPWCGPCQMMGPILDELAQDLVDKVKIVKVDISAEANQQLVEEYQIQSIPAMKLFKNGISIKEFVGLRQKDALKNDILNTL from the coding sequence ATGTCACAAGCATTAAATATTTCTCAGGATAATTTTGAGTCTGAAGTTTTAAAATCAGACTTACCTGTTTTGGTTGATTTTTGGGCACCATGGTGTGGCCCTTGCCAAATGATGGGACCAATTTTAGATGAACTCGCTCAAGATTTAGTTGATAAAGTTAAAATTGTAAAAGTTGATATTAGTGCCGAAGCTAACCAACAATTAGTTGAAGAATATCAAATTCAAAGCATTCCAGCGATGAAATTATTCAAAAATGGCATCTCTATTAAAGAATTTGTTGGTTTAAGACAAAAAGATGCCTTAAAAAACGATATCCTAAATACATTGTAA
- the infB gene encoding translation initiation factor IF-2, whose translation MNITELARKLKTSTQELREKIPQLGFDVGEKAIQVDDKIAEKIIQVWKDYQEQEKLKSISQKIEIQDQLKEKKAEAKADQPPVSLPKVITVNDLADRLNLSVVKVISELMRNGIMATINDNIDFETAAIIVEDLGFRVTEQSLEEKKIRKINAKDLIAQHLDQNLSSKTPVVTIMGHIDHGKTTLLDAIRKTHVTQSEQGGITQHISAYQVEKKNKLITFIDTPGHAAFKKMRSRGGTIADIAILIVAAEEGLKPQTMESIKIIQEENLMMLVAINKVDKPEANVDQVKKQLSEINLTPEDWGGKTICVPISAKTGQGIDDLLDMILLIVDMEKEKIMADPNGPVLGTIIEAHLDKNEGPQAIVLIQSGTLKKNDIVLVNQGSGKIKSLKLTNGQEIEQALPGTPVKILGLKNTPQAGDILEKIDDKKDLKKRKKIKQQETFEQILSIKNKTTEESSDRINLNLVLKADVMGSLEAVEEAINKLEHPKIKINIIKRGLGQINETDILRAEVKHGHVFGFNTQISTSADLLAKNKNIPVKNFGIIYELIDEIKDCMNKLIQPEFKTIETGQLKVLKIFRQEAKQTILGGQVVSGKIEKGNRCLILRDQKEIGLGKVSKIQKSQQDIPQANAGEECGLQFEGKTQIQPDDILRAFKEVEQEKNTIQ comes from the coding sequence ATGAATATCACTGAATTAGCTAGAAAACTAAAAACCTCAACCCAAGAGTTGCGCGAAAAAATTCCTCAGCTTGGTTTTGATGTGGGGGAAAAAGCCATTCAGGTCGATGATAAAATTGCTGAAAAAATCATTCAAGTCTGGAAAGATTATCAAGAGCAGGAGAAGCTTAAAAGTATTAGTCAAAAAATTGAAATACAAGATCAACTTAAAGAAAAAAAAGCTGAAGCTAAAGCTGACCAACCACCAGTCAGTCTACCTAAGGTCATCACTGTTAATGATTTAGCCGATAGACTTAATTTATCGGTTGTAAAAGTTATCAGTGAACTAATGCGCAACGGTATTATGGCAACAATTAATGACAATATTGATTTTGAAACTGCAGCTATTATTGTTGAGGATTTAGGATTTAGAGTGACGGAACAGTCTCTAGAAGAAAAAAAGATTAGAAAAATTAATGCTAAGGATCTTATTGCTCAACACCTTGATCAAAATTTAAGCTCTAAAACGCCAGTGGTAACAATTATGGGCCACATCGATCATGGTAAAACAACTTTATTAGATGCTATTCGTAAAACTCACGTTACTCAATCAGAACAAGGAGGTATTACCCAACACATTTCAGCTTATCAGGTTGAAAAGAAAAATAAACTTATTACTTTTATTGATACACCTGGACATGCGGCTTTTAAAAAAATGCGTTCCCGCGGTGGCACTATTGCCGATATCGCTATTTTAATCGTGGCGGCCGAGGAAGGTTTAAAGCCCCAAACCATGGAATCGATTAAAATTATTCAAGAAGAAAATCTGATGATGCTAGTGGCTATTAATAAAGTTGACAAACCCGAGGCCAACGTTGATCAAGTTAAAAAACAGTTATCTGAAATTAACCTAACTCCAGAAGACTGGGGCGGAAAAACAATTTGCGTGCCAATTTCAGCCAAAACCGGACAAGGCATTGATGATTTATTAGATATGATTTTGTTGATTGTTGATATGGAAAAAGAAAAAATTATGGCTGATCCCAATGGCCCGGTTTTAGGCACAATTATCGAGGCTCATCTAGATAAAAACGAAGGTCCACAAGCTATAGTTTTAATTCAAAGTGGTACTCTTAAAAAAAATGATATTGTTTTGGTTAATCAAGGTAGTGGCAAAATAAAGTCTTTAAAATTAACTAATGGCCAAGAAATTGAACAAGCTCTTCCCGGTACACCGGTTAAAATTTTAGGTTTAAAAAACACTCCGCAAGCTGGCGACATTTTAGAAAAAATTGATGACAAAAAAGATCTTAAAAAAAGAAAAAAGATAAAACAACAAGAAACTTTTGAACAAATTTTATCAATTAAAAACAAAACTACCGAAGAGTCCTCTGATAGAATTAATTTAAACTTGGTTTTAAAAGCTGATGTTATGGGTTCGCTTGAGGCCGTTGAAGAGGCTATTAATAAATTAGAACATCCTAAAATTAAAATTAATATTATTAAACGTGGTTTAGGTCAAATTAATGAAACCGACATTTTGCGTGCTGAAGTTAAGCATGGTCATGTTTTTGGCTTTAATACTCAAATTTCTACTTCTGCTGACCTATTAGCTAAAAATAAAAATATTCCAGTTAAAAATTTTGGTATTATTTATGAATTGATTGATGAAATTAAGGATTGCATGAATAAACTCATTCAACCCGAGTTTAAAACAATCGAAACCGGTCAATTAAAAGTTTTAAAAATTTTCCGCCAAGAAGCTAAACAAACTATTTTGGGCGGACAGGTTGTTAGTGGTAAAATCGAAAAGGGTAATCGCTGTTTAATCTTACGCGATCAAAAAGAAATTGGTTTAGGTAAGGTAAGTAAAATTCAAAAAAGCCAACAAGATATTCCTCAGGCTAATGCCGGTGAAGAGTGTGGCCTGCAATTTGAAGGTAAAACTCAAATTCAACCCGACGATATTCTGCGCGCCTTTAAAGAGGTTGAACAAGAAAAAAATACAATTCAATAA
- a CDS encoding MFS transporter: MNNKVSRTIRFLIFSDFFLFFAVGLLAPIFAVFILENIENRIEVIGYAVACYWITRVLMVMPISRLMDKIKGERDEYSFMVAGTFLIAIIPLFYTISSHPWHVYLLQIFNGLAYSMAVPAWRIIFTNHIDKKIVGFEWSLEDVGVGIATASSAAIGAIIADKFGFNILFGIITFFGIISATILLVLGISKRSIIKTLMRDKSDRAPLKLDSFK; encoded by the coding sequence ATGAATAATAAAGTGAGTAGGACAATTCGTTTTTTAATCTTCTCTGATTTTTTTCTTTTCTTTGCGGTCGGCCTACTGGCACCCATATTCGCGGTATTTATTTTAGAAAATATCGAAAACAGGATTGAAGTGATCGGCTACGCGGTGGCTTGTTACTGGATCACAAGAGTTCTTATGGTAATGCCGATCAGCCGATTGATGGACAAAATAAAAGGCGAGCGAGACGAATATTCTTTTATGGTGGCCGGCACTTTTTTAATCGCGATTATCCCGCTATTTTATACGATATCCTCTCATCCATGGCATGTATATTTATTACAAATTTTTAACGGTCTCGCCTACTCTATGGCGGTTCCGGCTTGGCGTATAATTTTTACCAATCACATAGATAAAAAAATTGTTGGGTTTGAATGGTCGCTGGAAGATGTTGGCGTAGGTATAGCCACAGCATCAAGTGCCGCAATAGGCGCTATAATAGCCGATAAATTCGGTTTTAACATTCTTTTCGGAATAATAACTTTCTTCGGCATAATCAGCGCCACAATTTTATTGGTATTGGGCATAAGCAAGAGAAGTATCATTAAAACATTGATGCGTGACAAATCAGACAGGGCACCGTTGAAATTGGATAGTTTTAAATAG
- a CDS encoding cysteine desulfurase family protein has product MKHIYFDNAATTQTDLQVVKAMQPYLMNFYGNASSLHTCGLKSKKDLEKSRLIIAQSIKAKPNEIIFTSGGTESDNLALKGIAWANKKKGNHLITTQIEHKAVLNSCKWLTTQGFKITYLPVDKHGFIDLNELKKTITPKTILISIIHANNEIGTLQDLEAVGKICAQHKIYFHTDACQSYTKTEIDVKKFNLDLVSLNAHKIHGPKGIGALYVKNGTQIEPWQHGGNHEHKLRAGTENIPAIIGFSKAVELAKQKDILKMTQLRDKLIKEIQKIPDTYLNGPTGKKRLCNNINFSFKGVEGESLGKLLDDKGIATSTGSACSALTLEPSYILKAIGLSDELANSSLRISLSRFNTLKEIDYLIKILPNIIQKLRKISPIY; this is encoded by the coding sequence ATGAAACATATTTATTTTGATAACGCGGCCACAACCCAAACTGATCTGCAAGTTGTTAAAGCTATGCAACCATATTTAATGAATTTTTATGGCAATGCCTCCTCATTGCACACTTGTGGTTTAAAATCTAAAAAGGATTTAGAAAAAAGTCGTTTAATTATTGCTCAATCAATCAAGGCCAAACCTAACGAAATAATTTTTACTTCTGGCGGAACTGAAAGTGATAATTTAGCCTTGAAAGGGATCGCTTGGGCTAATAAAAAAAAGGGTAATCATCTTATTACCACTCAAATTGAACATAAAGCTGTTTTAAACTCTTGTAAATGGTTAACTACTCAAGGCTTTAAAATTACTTATTTGCCAGTTGATAAACACGGTTTTATTGATTTAAATGAACTCAAAAAAACCATCACTCCCAAAACTATTTTGATTTCAATTATTCATGCCAATAACGAAATTGGCACTCTTCAAGATTTAGAAGCTGTTGGTAAAATTTGTGCTCAACACAAAATCTATTTTCATACTGATGCTTGTCAAAGCTATACTAAAACCGAAATTGATGTTAAAAAATTTAATCTAGATTTGGTTAGTTTAAATGCTCATAAAATCCACGGGCCTAAAGGCATTGGCGCTTTGTATGTTAAAAATGGTACACAAATTGAACCTTGGCAACATGGCGGTAATCATGAACATAAATTAAGAGCCGGCACTGAAAACATTCCAGCAATCATTGGTTTTAGTAAAGCTGTTGAATTAGCCAAACAAAAAGATATTTTAAAAATGACTCAATTGCGTGATAAATTAATCAAAGAAATTCAAAAAATTCCTGATACATATTTAAACGGCCCAACCGGTAAAAAACGTTTGTGTAATAATATCAATTTTTCTTTCAAGGGTGTTGAAGGCGAATCTTTGGGTAAATTATTAGATGATAAAGGGATTGCCACTTCAACTGGGTCGGCTTGCTCGGCCTTAACCTTAGAACCAAGTTATATTTTAAAAGCTATTGGCTTATCTGATGAACTAGCTAATAGTAGCTTAAGAATTAGTTTAAGTCGTTTTAATACTTTAAAAGAGATTGATTATTTAATTAAAATTTTACCAAACATTATTCAAAAATTAAGAAAGATATCGCCGATTTACTAG
- the rny gene encoding ribonuclease Y, translating to MNDILPLILALALPVGFVIGYFVRKLIAARNAESAEAKAIALINEAKTQHKELLIQAKDKALVIIEKAKQEEQETKKDLHSQQQRLEKREEVFDKKILDLENKQETIFKKTEQLRKEEESIKEIKGQQMEKLQKIAGLTQDEAKDVLLKNTERQIKDDLVQRVRKLENISQEEWDNKARQILTQTVERCASSVTPELTTTTVSLPSDELKGRIIGREGRNIKTLEQLTGTEIIVDDTPETVVISGFSPIRRHLAKRVLEKLILDGRIHPGRIEEIVKKTKEEMAREIRKAGEDAVYEMGVTGLDPKLIQLLGRLKFRSSYGQNVLQHSIEVANLSALLAAELGADVTIAKKSGLLHDIGKAVDHEVIGTHPDIGRDLGKKFGLSEEIINGIAYHHEDHPPTLESVIVKVADAISGARVGARKDTYEEYIKRLEELENLARDFDGVDKTYAIQAGREIRVFVMPEEIDDLQAQKLAREIANRIEEELKYPGEIKVSVIREKRITEYAR from the coding sequence ATGAACGATATTTTACCTTTGATTTTAGCCCTGGCCTTGCCAGTCGGCTTTGTGATTGGCTACTTTGTTCGTAAACTCATAGCTGCCCGCAATGCGGAATCAGCTGAAGCTAAGGCTATTGCCTTAATTAATGAAGCTAAAACTCAACACAAAGAATTACTTATCCAAGCCAAGGATAAGGCTTTAGTTATTATTGAAAAGGCTAAACAAGAAGAACAAGAAACTAAAAAAGACCTCCACTCTCAACAACAAAGACTAGAGAAGCGCGAAGAGGTTTTTGATAAAAAAATTCTTGACCTAGAAAATAAACAAGAGACTATCTTTAAAAAAACTGAGCAACTACGCAAAGAAGAAGAAAGCATCAAGGAAATTAAAGGGCAACAAATGGAAAAACTCCAAAAAATTGCCGGTTTAACCCAAGATGAAGCTAAAGATGTTTTATTAAAAAATACCGAACGTCAAATTAAAGACGATTTGGTTCAGCGTGTTCGTAAATTAGAAAATATTTCTCAAGAAGAATGGGACAACAAAGCACGACAAATTTTAACTCAAACCGTTGAACGTTGCGCTTCGTCAGTTACTCCCGAACTAACCACCACGACCGTCAGCTTACCATCGGACGAATTAAAGGGTCGTATTATTGGTCGTGAAGGTCGTAATATTAAAACTTTAGAACAATTAACTGGCACAGAAATTATAGTTGATGACACTCCAGAAACCGTGGTTATCTCTGGTTTTTCACCGATTCGTCGTCATTTAGCTAAAAGAGTTTTAGAAAAATTAATTTTGGATGGTCGTATTCATCCGGGTCGCATTGAAGAAATTGTTAAAAAAACTAAAGAAGAAATGGCTCGTGAGATTCGCAAAGCTGGTGAAGATGCAGTTTATGAAATGGGTGTAACTGGTTTAGATCCTAAACTGATTCAACTTTTAGGTCGTTTAAAATTCCGCTCATCCTATGGTCAGAATGTTCTACAACACTCAATTGAAGTTGCTAACCTCTCTGCCCTCTTGGCAGCTGAACTAGGAGCAGACGTCACCATTGCTAAAAAATCGGGTTTACTCCATGACATTGGTAAGGCTGTTGACCATGAAGTAATTGGTACTCATCCTGATATTGGCCGTGACTTGGGTAAAAAATTCGGTCTGTCAGAAGAAATTATCAATGGTATTGCCTATCACCACGAAGATCACCCACCTACACTCGAATCGGTCATTGTTAAAGTAGCTGATGCCATTTCTGGCGCTCGAGTTGGTGCGCGTAAAGATACTTATGAAGAATACATCAAACGTCTAGAGGAACTTGAAAATCTAGCTCGTGACTTTGATGGAGTTGATAAAACTTATGCTATTCAAGCTGGTCGCGAAATTCGCGTTTTTGTTATGCCCGAAGAAATTGATGATCTTCAAGCTCAAAAGCTCGCTCGTGAAATAGCTAATCGCATTGAAGAAGAACTCAAATATCCTGGCGAGATCAAGGTCAGCGTTATTCGTGAAAAACGCATTACTGAGTATGCAAGGTAA
- a CDS encoding DUF5679 domain-containing protein, translated as MEAYCVKCKAKKEIKNPQEVIIEGKGGVKRRAATGTCPTCGTKMFKFLPKQD; from the coding sequence ATGGAAGCTTATTGCGTTAAATGCAAAGCTAAAAAAGAGATCAAAAACCCACAAGAAGTTATTATTGAAGGCAAAGGTGGAGTCAAAAGACGTGCCGCTACTGGAACTTGTCCAACTTGTGGCACAAAGATGTTTAAATTCTTGCCAAAACAAGATTAA
- a CDS encoding CYTH domain-containing protein gives MSIEFEATFVDVDIDEVRVKLEKLGAKLIQPERLMRRVIFWPPKQDELGWMRVRDEGHKITLSYKRFLGYQKEKVDISDQEEICLEINDFEQGVKLLEMTGAKKKAYQETKREEWLYLNSEICLDTWPGLEPFIEIEAQDEALVKKISQDLDLDYSQALFGPVHVVYEKKLGISADEINNHTPEITFDNPPQKKI, from the coding sequence ATGTCAATTGAATTTGAAGCTACCTTTGTTGATGTCGATATTGATGAGGTGCGTGTAAAATTAGAAAAATTGGGAGCGAAATTAATTCAACCAGAAAGATTGATGCGTCGGGTTATTTTTTGGCCACCCAAACAAGATGAATTAGGTTGGATGCGAGTTAGAGATGAAGGACATAAAATTACTTTAAGTTATAAAAGATTTTTAGGTTATCAAAAAGAAAAAGTTGATATTAGTGATCAGGAAGAAATTTGTTTAGAAATTAATGATTTTGAGCAAGGAGTTAAACTTTTAGAGATGACCGGGGCTAAAAAGAAGGCTTATCAAGAAACCAAGAGAGAAGAGTGGTTATATTTAAATAGTGAGATTTGTCTTGATACTTGGCCGGGCTTGGAGCCATTTATAGAAATTGAAGCTCAGGACGAAGCTTTGGTTAAAAAAATTTCACAAGATTTAGATTTAGATTATTCGCAGGCTTTGTTTGGGCCGGTACATGTAGTTTACGAAAAGAAATTAGGCATTTCAGCCGATGAAATTAATAATCATACACCTGAGATCACTTTTGACAATCCACCACAGAAAAAGATATAA
- a CDS encoding GIY-YIG nuclease family protein has translation MFYVYVIKSQKDNMTYIGSTNDLKRRFNEHNKGLVKSTKPRIPFELIYYEAYKSEADARRREHNLKLKSRAYAQLRKRIENSL, from the coding sequence ATGTTTTATGTGTACGTAATTAAAAGCCAAAAAGACAACATGACGTATATTGGTTCAACTAATGATTTAAAAAGAAGATTTAATGAACATAATAAGGGTTTAGTTAAATCAACAAAACCAAGGATACCGTTTGAATTAATTTATTATGAAGCCTATAAATCAGAAGCAGATGCCAGAAGGAGAGAGCATAATTTAAAATTAAAAAGCCGTGCTTACGCGCAACTTAGAAAAAGAATTGAAAATAGTTTATAA
- the rbfA gene encoding 30S ribosome-binding factor RbfA, translated as MTERLEKINILIRQQLSQILAREIELPLESFLTITRVDTSDNFKNADIYISVFPETQAGTTLKILEKNIGHLQRKLNRQIRLKWIPRITFKFETSNPV; from the coding sequence ATGACGGAACGTTTAGAAAAAATTAATATTTTAATTCGACAGCAATTAAGCCAAATTCTTGCTCGTGAGATTGAACTCCCTTTGGAAAGCTTTTTAACTATAACTCGAGTTGATACTAGTGATAATTTTAAAAACGCCGATATTTATATTAGTGTTTTTCCAGAAACTCAAGCTGGTACCACTTTAAAAATTTTAGAAAAAAATATTGGTCATCTTCAACGCAAGCTTAATCGTCAAATTAGATTAAAATGGATTCCACGTATTACTTTTAAATTTGAAACTTCTAACCCGGTTTAA
- a CDS encoding iron-sulfur cluster assembly scaffold protein has protein sequence MYNKKVINRFKNPKFAGEIKNADAIGEVGNVRCGDIMKIYLKIKNNVIQDIKFMTYGCPAAIAASDMLCELAKGKTLKQALKINAQKITKNLGELPPIKYHCSILGGEALTQAINNYLQTYDSKNK, from the coding sequence ATGTATAACAAAAAAGTCATCAATCGCTTTAAAAATCCCAAATTCGCCGGAGAAATTAAAAACGCCGATGCCATCGGCGAAGTTGGCAATGTACGGTGTGGTGATATAATGAAAATATATTTAAAAATTAAAAATAATGTCATTCAAGACATTAAATTTATGACTTATGGTTGTCCGGCGGCCATTGCTGCCTCGGATATGTTATGCGAATTAGCCAAAGGCAAAACACTTAAACAAGCCTTAAAAATAAACGCACAAAAAATAACTAAAAATCTAGGCGAATTACCGCCGATTAAATATCACTGCTCTATTTTAGGCGGTGAAGCTCTAACTCAAGCTATTAATAATTATTTACAAACATATGACTCAAAAAATAAATAA